The uncultured Hyphomonas sp. genome includes a region encoding these proteins:
- the gatA gene encoding Asp-tRNA(Asn)/Glu-tRNA(Gln) amidotransferase subunit GatA: MTDLTKLTLADALDGLKAKKFSSREITQDFIQTIESSRVLNAYVVETPEKALEMADKADARLANGEGGKLEGAPIGVKDLYCTKDVRTTACSNILGEFTPTYESTVTQNLWDEGAVMLGKLNMDEFAMGSSNETSRFGPPINPWRRKGDNAGLTPGGSSGGSAAAVSGDLCLAATASDTGGSIRQPAAFTGTVGIKPTYGRASRWGMVAFASSLDQAGPIAKTVEDSAILLDVMCSHDPKDSTSLKVDQPDWRADVSKGVKGMRIGIPKEYRLDGLNAEMNTLWEQGVAWLKAAGAEIVDISLPHTKYALPAYYIVAPAEASSNLARYDGMRYGARVDGNNLTQTYEATRADGFGREVQRRLMIGTYVLSSGYYDAYYLRAQKVRTKILNDFVDAFESCDAILTPTCPSPAFAFGEKSGDPVDMYLNDVFTVTTNLAGLPGISVPAGLSSDGLPLGLQVIGKALDESACFRVGGELERAAGFVARPEKWW; this comes from the coding sequence ATGACCGATCTGACGAAGCTGACCCTTGCAGATGCCCTGGATGGCCTGAAGGCGAAGAAATTCTCGTCCCGGGAGATCACGCAGGACTTTATCCAGACCATTGAAAGCTCCCGGGTCCTGAACGCCTACGTCGTGGAGACGCCGGAAAAGGCGCTGGAAATGGCTGACAAAGCAGACGCTCGCCTGGCAAATGGCGAGGGTGGAAAGCTTGAAGGTGCCCCGATTGGCGTGAAGGACCTTTACTGCACGAAGGATGTCCGCACGACAGCCTGCAGCAATATCCTTGGCGAATTCACTCCGACCTATGAGTCGACCGTGACACAGAATCTGTGGGACGAAGGCGCTGTCATGCTCGGCAAGCTCAACATGGACGAGTTTGCCATGGGGTCTTCCAACGAGACTTCCCGGTTCGGTCCGCCGATCAACCCGTGGCGCCGGAAGGGCGACAATGCTGGCCTGACACCTGGTGGTTCGTCCGGTGGATCGGCTGCGGCGGTCTCCGGGGATCTTTGCCTCGCTGCGACGGCATCCGACACGGGTGGTTCCATCCGCCAGCCGGCAGCGTTCACCGGAACAGTCGGTATCAAGCCGACCTATGGCCGGGCCAGCCGCTGGGGCATGGTCGCATTTGCGTCTTCGCTGGATCAGGCAGGCCCGATCGCGAAAACAGTCGAGGATTCCGCGATTCTCCTCGACGTGATGTGCAGCCACGACCCGAAGGATTCAACGTCGCTCAAAGTCGATCAGCCGGATTGGCGCGCGGACGTTTCCAAAGGTGTCAAAGGCATGCGCATCGGCATTCCGAAGGAATACCGGCTCGATGGCCTGAACGCGGAAATGAACACTCTGTGGGAGCAGGGCGTCGCGTGGCTGAAGGCTGCTGGCGCCGAGATTGTCGACATAAGCCTGCCGCATACGAAATATGCCCTTCCGGCTTATTACATCGTGGCGCCCGCAGAAGCCTCGTCGAACCTCGCGCGCTATGACGGCATGCGGTACGGCGCCCGTGTCGACGGCAACAACCTGACCCAGACCTATGAGGCCACCCGTGCAGATGGCTTCGGCCGGGAGGTTCAGCGCCGCCTGATGATCGGCACTTACGTGCTCTCGTCCGGCTATTATGACGCCTATTACCTGCGGGCGCAGAAGGTGCGTACCAAGATCCTGAACGACTTCGTCGATGCCTTCGAAAGCTGCGATGCGATCCTGACGCCAACCTGCCCGTCACCGGCGTTCGCTTTCGGTGAAAAGAGCGGTGATCCGGTGGATATGTACCTCAACGACGTCTTCACCGTGACGACAAACCTCGCTGGGCTTCCGGGCATTTCCGTGCCTGCGGGCCTGTCATCCGATGGGCTGCCGCTGGGCCTGCAGGTGATCGGCAAGGCATTGGACGAGTCGGCCTGTTTCCGCGTTGGCGGCGAACTGGAACGCGCAGCCGGTTTCGTGGCCAGACCGGAGAAGTGGTGGTAG
- a CDS encoding DUF6491 family protein codes for MEISMRLNLPLAAAMIALAGCATTDGSDRKPTGIAKYADDPRLGEEVDRICFASNIDSFGDNTRDTFTVREGRDHYLIEVFGTCTSLNHAVTMAIGSSTNCLTNGDSIIVSDSLMPRRDQTFSTTRCLVKSMHKWDPKAEEAEEGPDTGSTESDMPPEDS; via the coding sequence ATGGAGATCAGCATGCGCCTCAACCTGCCCCTTGCCGCCGCGATGATTGCCCTTGCCGGTTGCGCCACCACGGACGGTTCGGACCGAAAGCCGACTGGTATTGCGAAATACGCCGATGACCCGCGTCTCGGCGAGGAAGTCGACCGGATATGTTTTGCCAGCAATATCGACAGCTTCGGAGACAACACACGGGACACCTTCACCGTCAGAGAAGGACGGGATCACTATCTGATAGAGGTGTTCGGCACCTGCACGTCGCTGAACCATGCCGTGACCATGGCGATCGGCTCGTCCACCAACTGTCTCACCAACGGTGACAGCATCATCGTGTCTGATTCCCTGATGCCTCGCCGTGACCAAACATTCAGCACAACCCGCTGTCTGGTGAAATCGATGCACAAATGGGATCCCAAGGCGGAAGAAGCCGAGGAAGGACCTGACACAGGCTCGACAGAATCCGACATGCCCCCAGAAGATTCCTGA
- a CDS encoding SET domain-containing protein-lysine N-methyltransferase — protein MFPDNQASLVEVKQSPLHGRGLYAVGDLAAGSRIGTWPTLILSAEDTDQIRSTRLYHYVFYVDESTEGAMRAAIAFGPISMCNHSTEANAIFTVDADAATVTLSACRDIAAGEEVLIDYGDFAAEAV, from the coding sequence ATGTTCCCAGACAATCAGGCCTCGTTGGTCGAGGTGAAGCAATCTCCCCTGCACGGCCGCGGTCTGTATGCGGTCGGCGATCTTGCTGCTGGCTCCAGGATCGGCACGTGGCCAACGCTTATCCTCAGCGCCGAAGACACGGACCAGATCCGGTCCACGCGCCTCTACCACTACGTGTTCTATGTAGATGAAAGCACGGAAGGCGCCATGCGCGCCGCCATCGCGTTCGGTCCGATCTCCATGTGCAACCACTCCACGGAGGCCAACGCGATCTTCACTGTGGATGCGGATGCTGCGACAGTTACCCTGTCGGCCTGCCGCGATATCGCCGCCGGTGAAGAAGTCCTGATTGATTATGGAGACTTCGCCGCCGAAGCAGTGTGA
- the gatC gene encoding Asp-tRNA(Asn)/Glu-tRNA(Gln) amidotransferase subunit GatC has translation MSVTKDDVRKVARLSRIAVDEAHLDELAGELNSILGWIDQLNEVDVSDVEPLTSVVETTLPMRDDVVTDGNIPDQILANAPRTEDGFFVVPKSVE, from the coding sequence ATGAGTGTCACCAAGGACGATGTTCGCAAGGTTGCGCGCCTGTCGCGTATCGCGGTCGACGAAGCCCACCTTGATGAATTGGCTGGCGAACTGAACAGCATTCTTGGCTGGATTGACCAGCTGAATGAAGTCGACGTCTCCGATGTGGAACCTCTGACTTCCGTGGTCGAGACGACGCTGCCGATGCGGGACGATGTGGTCACCGACGGCAATATCCCGGATCAGATTCTGGCAAACGCCCCTCGCACCGAAGACGGCTTCTTCGTGGTGCCGAAGTCCGTCGAGTAA
- the ruvX gene encoding Holliday junction resolvase RuvX: MPVVDVADFPPAGPLLGLDPGTKTIGVASCDAVRMISSPVETIPKGRKLAPVLERLFLLYDDRRAVGLVLGLPLNMDGTEGPRAQSVRALAWNILKHRDVPILLQDERLSTAEAEWAMLEADLSRKKRAERIDASAAAIILKSALERLEREA, from the coding sequence ATGCCAGTCGTTGATGTTGCAGATTTCCCGCCTGCCGGTCCTCTCCTCGGGCTCGACCCCGGGACGAAAACCATTGGCGTGGCCTCCTGCGACGCCGTGCGCATGATCTCCAGCCCTGTTGAAACCATTCCGAAAGGACGGAAACTGGCACCCGTGCTGGAGCGTCTGTTCCTGCTTTATGACGACCGCCGTGCAGTCGGGCTTGTCCTCGGCTTGCCGCTCAACATGGATGGCACCGAGGGCCCGCGCGCGCAGTCTGTCCGCGCGCTGGCCTGGAACATCCTCAAACACCGGGATGTGCCGATTCTATTGCAGGACGAGCGCTTGTCCACGGCCGAAGCCGAATGGGCCATGCTGGAAGCCGACCTGTCCCGCAAGAAGCGCGCCGAGCGGATTGATGCCTCGGCAGCGGCGATAATTCTCAAATCGGCGCTGGAACGGCTGGAGCGTGAAGCATGA